The following DNA comes from Flavisolibacter ginsenosidimutans.
GCGTACAACCTTTCCAATTTGCATTAAACGGAGGCAATTACCAAGGCAACGGGCAGTTTAGCAATCTCTCAAACGGAAATTATACCGTTACCGTGAAAGATGGCAACGGGTGTCTTTTTTCGCAAGCAGTCACCGTTCCGCTTACAAACAACCTGGTGATTGATGCAGGCAACGACCTTACAATTTGTGAAGGCGACAGCGCGGTGTTGGCCGCCACCAGCAACGGAAAAAACTTTTCGTGGGTTCCGTCGAACCCGCTTTCCAATGCTGGTTTGCTGCAGCCCAAAGCATCTCCATTAGCCAACACGCATTTTATTGTTACGGCCACTTCGGGCCCGTGCACAGCCGTGGATTCGATGACGGTTTTTGTTAAACAGGCACCACGGCCCTTTGCTGCCGATACCAGCATTTGTTTTGGCAAGTCTGTGTTGTTACACGCCACCGGCGGGATTAGTTACATGTGGACGCCACCAACTTATCTTAGTGACCCATCAAGTGCCGATCCGCTTGTGGTGAAGCCTGCAGCGACCGTTGTTTACAAGCTCTACGCTATTGGTGCAAACAATTGCAAAACAGTAAACCCACAAAAAGTAACCGTCACCGTTACGCATCCGCTGAACATTTTTGCCGGTAACGATACCGTTGCCGTTTACAACGAGCCCTTGCAACTGGGGGCGGTTGACTTTAACAACAACGCTGGCCTTACATGGTCGTGGTCGCCTTCTGCCGGGCTATCGAACCCCTTTGTTCAAAATCCCGTATTTCTTTTTGACCGGAATGAAACGTACAAGGTGAGCGCCGTCGCTCCCGATGGTTGTGAAGCAGACGACAGCATCAGCATCACTGTGTACAGGTTTGCCGACATTCTCGTTCCATCTGCTTTCTCGCCCAACAGCGATGGAAAGAACGACGTGTTGAAAGCAATTCCTATCGGCATAAAAAAATTCAATCGTTTTGCGGTTTACAACCGTTGGGGCCAGCTTGTTTTTTACACGTCCAACGCTTCGGCGGGATGGGACGGAAGAATCAACGGAACGATCCAACCTTCCGCCGTTTTTGTGTGGATAGCCAGTGGCACAGACTACCAGGGAAGGTTGCTTGAACGAAAAGGAACGGTGCTTTTGCTTCGGTAAACTTTTCAAATACTGCACGCAAAAGGCCAGCTCTGATAGCTGGCCTTTTAATGGATTAAAGAAGAACTTTATCCGGCGTTATCGGCAGCTCTCTTATTCTTTTGCCCGTTGCATGATACACTGCGTTTGCCACCGCAGCCGCAAAACCAATCAACGCAATTTCGCCCATGCCTTTTGCGCCGTTGGGATTTAGTATTGGGTCGGGTTTGTTGACAAACACGACTTCTACATCCGGCACGTCGGCATGAACGGGCACGTGGTAATCGGCAAAGTTGTTGTTCACCCAACGGCCGTAACGATGGTCAATCACGCCTTCTTCCATCAACGCGCCGCCGATGCCGCCGACAACACCGCCTTTCATTTGGCTGGCGGCGGTTTTTGGCGAAATGATGGTGCCCGCATCGGCAGCCGACACCACTTTGTCAATGCGCACCACGCCGGTGAGCGGATGCACTTTTACTTTTACAAAATGCACCGAATAAGAATAAGCCGAATACTTTTGCATCTCCGGATTGCGCCCCGATGCTTCTGTGATTTCAATGGCCGGAAGATTGGCTGCTTTTATCGCATCAGCATAAGTGATCACGTTCCCGTTCTTCAACCGCATCTCGCCGTTCCCAAATTGCACGTCCTGCGGCAACACTTCGCTCTCTTGTGTTTTTAAAAGACCCGCCAGTTTTTTCTTTAACGATTCACAAGCGTTGTGCACCGTCGTTCCAAGCGTCGAAGTTGTTGTGCTACCGCCTTGCGTAGGTCCAGGCGGAAAAGACGAATCGCCCAATTCGAACTTTATTTTGGCCGGCGGAATGCCCAACAGGTTTGACGCGATCTGGGTCATGGTCGTAGCCGTGCCTGGGCCGCTATCGCTTACTGCGCTTTGCAGCACAAGTGTACCGTCGGGCAAAAGTTTCGCGGCTACTTTCGCCTCGCCGCGGGAAGCGCCGAACAAACCGGTGCTCATGCCATAGCCAACTAACCAACCGTCTTCATTCATGCTTCTTGGTTGTGGCTTGCGATTCTTCCAGCCAAATTTTTCTGCGCCCATGTCATACGCTTCGCGCAGAAATTTTGAACTGTAAGGCTTGCCGTTTTCAGGATCGGTTTCGGCATAGTTGCGTTTGCGCAATTCAATGGGATCAATGTTCAACGCATAACTCAATTCGTCCATACCGCATTCAAGTGGAAAAGAACCCGTGGCTTCGCCGGGGCCACGCATCCAGGTTGGTGTGCTTACGTCAAGCGGGTAAATGTTGTATTTAGTGTTTACATTCTTGCAATCGTATAACTGCCGCGTCATGGCTACAACGCCTTCATTAAAGGTTTCGTAGGTTGATGTCATGGACGACGCTTCGTGCAACATGCCGATTAACCTTCCGTCTTTGTCAGCGCCAATGGCCATGCGTTGAATGGCCGCGGGACGATAACCCACCAACATAAACATTTGCGGCCGCGTGAGCACAAGCTTCAGCGGCTTCCCAACTTTTTTTGCACCCATCGCGGCAGCAATCGTGTGCGGCCAGGTGCGCAGTGCCGAACCAAAACCGCCGCCAACAAATTGAGCATTCACCTGCACATTTTTGGGGTCGATTTTGAAAGCTTCGGCAACGCTTCGCTGCGTACTTACAACGCCTTGTGTTTTGTCCCACACCGTTACTTTATCATCGCCGTCCCAACGTACGGTGGTTGCGTGCAGTTCCATCGGGTTGTGTACCTGAATAGGCATTGTGTACGTCGTGTCTATTTGCACCGGAGCGGATTTCCACGCATCTTTTGTTCCGCGGGTATTTTCTTTATAACGGTCGCCTTCAATCGGCTTATCGTTTTTGATAGCTTCCGTTAAATCGGTATGCGATGCTTCTTTGTTGTATTGCGCTTTAATTAACGAGGCGGCATGCGTGGCTCTTTCAAATGTATCGGCAATTACAAGTGCTATGGGTTGCCCGTTGAAGTAGATGATGTTGTCATTGAAAATTCGTAAGCCCTTGCCGTTGTTTTGTCCTTTGGTTGGGTTCTGCCCTTCGTCGTAGCCCGGCACTTTCGGTGCGTTGAGGTGTGTGATGACAGCGAGCACACCGGGCGCCTTTTCTGCGCTTTTGGTATCAATGGCCGTGATGGTTCCTTTGGTGATATTGCTTGTGGCCAACACGCCGTAAACCAAATCGGCAAGTTCATACTCGGCAGAATATTTTGCAGTGCCGGTGACTTTGGCTTTGCCGTCCACGCGGTCAATATCGGCGAAAGGTGCTGATGTATCGAAGAAAAACTTGTCCATAAGCCTCAGGAAATTTGAGCGAGTGTTTTTAACGTTTGCACAATCGTATTCGGCGCCAGCGTCAATTTAAAATTGTTATAGCCATAACCTTTCGCGTCTTTCATTGCCAGCGATGCCGCTTGCTGAAAATTATTCAACGTCGCTTCTTTGCCTTTCAAAAAATCTTCCGCTGCCGTTAACCGCCAGGGCTTGTGCGCCACGCCGCCCATCGCAATCCGTGCGGATTGAATTGTTTTTCCTTTCATATCTAATGCAACAGCAACCGATACCAAGGCAAAGGCATACGAAACACGGTCGCGGATTTTTGTGTAGAGCGAGTGCTGTGCAAGCGCTGCGTTCAACGGCAGTTCAACGCCGGTAATTAATTCGCCGCGTTGCAGGTTGTTGTCCAACTGTGGCGTTGTACCCGGTAAACGATGAAAATCGGTGAACAGAATTCTTCGCGAACCTTTCGGCCCCGTTACCAAAACCGTTGCGTTCAATGCGGCTAATGCAATGCACATATCGCTTGGATGAACCGCAATGCATTTGTCAGACGTACCAAAGATGGCGTGCATGCGGTTGTAACCTTGCAACGCACCACAGCCGCTGCCGGGTTCGCGTTTGTTGCAGGGCAATGCCGTGTCGTAAAAATAGCCGCAGCGGGTTCGTTGCAGCATGTTGCCGCCCACCGTTGCCATGTTTCTTATTTGCGCTGATGCGCCAGCCTTGAAGGCTTGCGATAAAAGCGGAAGGTGTTTTTTGATTAAATCGTTTTCGGCTACATCACTATTCAAAGCAAGCGCACCAATTTGAATGGTGTTTTCCCTCAGCTCAATTGCTTTCAACGGAAGACCGGTAATGTCCACTACTTTCTGCGGCGTCATCACACCGCGCTTCATTAAGTCAACGAGGTTGCTGCCGCCGGCAATGAACTGCGCTCCCGCATCTTTGTTTAAAACGCCTATTGCGTTTTGTATCGTTGAAGGTTTTGTGTAATCAAAATTGATCATTGTCCACCTCCTCTTCCGGCCACGTCTTTAATAGCCGCACCGATGTTGGGATAAGCACCGCAACGACAAATGTTGCCGCTCATGTACTCTCTTATTTCGGCATCGGAGGTTGCGTGGCCTTCGTTGATGCAAGCCACGGCCGACATGATTTGTCCCGGTGTGCAATAGCCGCATTGAAAGCCGTCGTACTTAATAAAGGCTTCCTGCATCGGGTGCAGGTTATCACCATTTGCAAGGCCTTCGATGGTGGTGATTTTTTTTCCGCTCTGCATCACCGCGAGACTTAAACAACTCAGCACACGTTTGCCATCAATATGAACGGTGCAGGCGCCGCATTGGCCAAGATCGCAGCCCTTTTTAGAACCCGTTAAATGCAATTGTTCGCGCAGCAAATCAAGCAGCGTAACTCTTGGTTCGACTTGCAAAGAATACGGCTTGCCGTTGACTTCAAGTTGCAACGGAACTTGTTCGAAACGTTGCGCAACTTTTTCGTCTAATTTTTTATCAGCTGCTTTTACCAGTACCGGCGGCGTGGCAAGAATAGCGGCTGTTGCGGTCGTGCGTTTTAAAAAAGAGCGCCGTGAATGCGAGGATTTTTCTTCTGACTCGTTCAACATAAACAGGGGCGTTTATTTTTCAAACGAGTAAGTTAGGAATTTATTCCGTTGAAGAAACCGGCTTGTTGAAACGGATAAAGAAAGAGATAAGAATGTTGAATGGCCGCAAATCTTTCATCAACTCATTCTTATCTCTTTTGCCGGTGTCGAATGTCTTATTTGTCTTCCGGCATCTTCGTGGGCGGCAAGGATTTAAGATAATTGTAAATCGCTTTCAATTCATCGTCACTCATGCGGCCGAACGATTCCCAGGGCATGTGACTGTATTTAATCAGCTTGCCCATGCGAAAACGTTTGATGAACATTTCCTGCGTCCAGTTCGTGATGCGGCCGGTTTCCGGATCGGGTGTGAGATTGGGCGTGATTAGCGTAGGCACTCCTTTTTCTTCAAACTTGTTTCCGCCTGCCAGCGGTGCACCCACAAAATTGCCGATGCCGTCTCGTTTGGTGTGGCATTCGTTACAGTTGGCCACGGCCATCACCAGGTGGCGTCCGTAAGCTGCGGTCGTATCCGGCGCGATTGCTTCTTTAATGCGCTCCGTGGGTCCTTGTGGTTTAATCAAAAATGCTTTGATCATCTTGCCCATAAAATTGTAATCGTGATCCGGCACGGCATTGCGTACCGGCTTGGTGGAACGCAGGTAAGAAACGATCGCAGTTAAATCGTCATCACTCATGTTTTGAAAGGGCATGAAGGGCAGCACCGCTTCGCCGTTTGGTTTTACGCTGTGTCGCAGCACACGGGCAATTTCACCATCGGTATAACGGCCAATGCCGGTAACGGAATCAGGCGTAAGATTTCGGGTATAAAAAGTTCCGAAAGGAAGTTTGAACGGAACGCCGCCGCTGAGCGAAGG
Coding sequences within:
- a CDS encoding xanthine dehydrogenase family protein molybdopterin-binding subunit, which codes for MDKFFFDTSAPFADIDRVDGKAKVTGTAKYSAEYELADLVYGVLATSNITKGTITAIDTKSAEKAPGVLAVITHLNAPKVPGYDEGQNPTKGQNNGKGLRIFNDNIIYFNGQPIALVIADTFERATHAASLIKAQYNKEASHTDLTEAIKNDKPIEGDRYKENTRGTKDAWKSAPVQIDTTYTMPIQVHNPMELHATTVRWDGDDKVTVWDKTQGVVSTQRSVAEAFKIDPKNVQVNAQFVGGGFGSALRTWPHTIAAAMGAKKVGKPLKLVLTRPQMFMLVGYRPAAIQRMAIGADKDGRLIGMLHEASSMTSTYETFNEGVVAMTRQLYDCKNVNTKYNIYPLDVSTPTWMRGPGEATGSFPLECGMDELSYALNIDPIELRKRNYAETDPENGKPYSSKFLREAYDMGAEKFGWKNRKPQPRSMNEDGWLVGYGMSTGLFGASRGEAKVAAKLLPDGTLVLQSAVSDSGPGTATTMTQIASNLLGIPPAKIKFELGDSSFPPGPTQGGSTTTSTLGTTVHNACESLKKKLAGLLKTQESEVLPQDVQFGNGEMRLKNGNVITYADAIKAANLPAIEITEASGRNPEMQKYSAYSYSVHFVKVKVHPLTGVVRIDKVVSAADAGTIISPKTAASQMKGGVVGGIGGALMEEGVIDHRYGRWVNNNFADYHVPVHADVPDVEVVFVNKPDPILNPNGAKGMGEIALIGFAAAVANAVYHATGKRIRELPITPDKVLL
- a CDS encoding FAD binding domain-containing protein, which encodes MINFDYTKPSTIQNAIGVLNKDAGAQFIAGGSNLVDLMKRGVMTPQKVVDITGLPLKAIELRENTIQIGALALNSDVAENDLIKKHLPLLSQAFKAGASAQIRNMATVGGNMLQRTRCGYFYDTALPCNKREPGSGCGALQGYNRMHAIFGTSDKCIAVHPSDMCIALAALNATVLVTGPKGSRRILFTDFHRLPGTTPQLDNNLQRGELITGVELPLNAALAQHSLYTKIRDRVSYAFALVSVAVALDMKGKTIQSARIAMGGVAHKPWRLTAAEDFLKGKEATLNNFQQAASLAMKDAKGYGYNNFKLTLAPNTIVQTLKTLAQIS
- a CDS encoding (2Fe-2S)-binding protein produces the protein MLNESEEKSSHSRRSFLKRTTATAAILATPPVLVKAADKKLDEKVAQRFEQVPLQLEVNGKPYSLQVEPRVTLLDLLREQLHLTGSKKGCDLGQCGACTVHIDGKRVLSCLSLAVMQSGKKITTIEGLANGDNLHPMQEAFIKYDGFQCGYCTPGQIMSAVACINEGHATSDAEIREYMSGNICRCGAYPNIGAAIKDVAGRGGGQ
- a CDS encoding c-type cytochrome, producing MIIKILKWTGIVILLLLAGLVTTAFLRQHVKYEAPYPAVKASTDSAVIAKGRHLVLGPAHCVDCHSTVKNVDSLLKLEQEPSLSGGVPFKLPFGTFYTRNLTPDSVTGIGRYTDGEIARVLRHSVKPNGEAVLPFMPFQNMSDDDLTAIVSYLRSTKPVRNAVPDHDYNFMGKMIKAFLIKPQGPTERIKEAIAPDTTAAYGRHLVMAVANCNECHTKRDGIGNFVGAPLAGGNKFEEKGVPTLITPNLTPDPETGRITNWTQEMFIKRFRMGKLIKYSHMPWESFGRMSDDELKAIYNYLKSLPPTKMPEDK